A region of Halostella limicola DNA encodes the following proteins:
- a CDS encoding HNH endonuclease, which yields MTHTLTKLLVASVYKSVGLDSPYSAKGYGPNWSRQRRKCLERDSRTCRICGSHETELGREPSVHHITPRSRFDDSEWRDMNDLSNLITLCPSCHGQYEGKYTDCSPEEFVQKASEA from the coding sequence ATGACGCATACTTTGACCAAGCTTTTGGTAGCATCAGTCTACAAGTCCGTCGGCCTGGATTCACCCTACTCTGCGAAAGGCTATGGACCGAACTGGTCACGACAACGGCGAAAGTGCCTCGAACGCGATTCTAGAACCTGCCGAATTTGTGGTTCACATGAGACGGAACTCGGCCGGGAACCATCGGTCCATCACATCACTCCGCGTTCTCGCTTCGACGATTCGGAATGGCGTGACATGAACGATCTCTCAAATCTCATCACACTCTGCCCGAGCTGCCACGGGCAGTACGAAGGCAAATACACCGACTGTTCTCCTGAGGAGTTCGTTCAAAAAGCGTCAGAAGCCTAG
- a CDS encoding helix-turn-helix transcriptional regulator, with protein sequence MSGSADHILEFLNNGSEEPLVSTPKVIAANIDYKADTVRKRIRKLHDAGLVEYADEQASLYQITEKGDRRLQGELTNDEIDEIEDILSS encoded by the coding sequence ATGAGCGGCTCCGCCGACCATATTCTTGAGTTCTTGAATAACGGGTCGGAGGAACCGTTAGTGTCGACGCCCAAAGTCATCGCTGCCAACATCGATTACAAGGCCGATACCGTCCGCAAGCGGATTCGGAAGCTCCACGACGCGGGTCTCGTCGAGTATGCGGATGAGCAAGCAAGCCTCTACCAGATCACGGAGAAGGGCGATCGCCGCCTCCAGGGCGAACTCACTAATGACGAAATTGACGAGATAGAAGACATTCTTAGTTCGTAA